In a single window of the Phaeobacter sp. G2 genome:
- a CDS encoding methylcrotonoyl-CoA carboxylase has translation MKLKSKAMPSSEAFKANQAAHLEALGQIDDAAEAARLGGGEKSRARHEGRGKMLPRRRVANLLDPGSPFLEIGATAAHNMYDNAAPAAGVIAGIGRVHGQEVMVVCNDATVKGGTYFPMTVKKHLRAQEIAEENCLPCIYLVDSGGANLPQQDEVFPDRDHFGRIFYNQARMSAKGIPQIAVVMGSCTAGGAYVPAMSDVTIIVKEQGTIFLAGPPLVKAATGEVVSAEDLGGGDVHTRLSGVADYLAEDDAHALALARRAVQSLNIIKPQTVNWASPEEPAYDPAEILGVVPGDLRTPYDIREVIARLVDGSRFDEFKPRYGETLVTGFAHVKGCPVGIIANNGVLFSEAAQKGAHFVELCSQRKIPLVFLQNITGFMVGRKYENEGIARHGAKMVTAVASTNVPKITMLVGGSFGAGNYGMAGRAYQPRFLWTWPNSRISVMGGEQAAGVLATVKRDAIERQGGSWSADEEAQFKQPTIDMFEEQSHPLYASARLWDDGIIDPRKSRDVLALSLRAALNAEIDETRFGVFRM, from the coding sequence CCCGCCTGGGCGGTGGTGAAAAATCCCGCGCTCGCCATGAGGGCCGGGGCAAGATGCTGCCACGCCGCCGGGTGGCGAACCTACTGGATCCAGGCTCTCCCTTCCTCGAGATCGGAGCGACAGCTGCCCATAACATGTATGACAACGCGGCCCCGGCTGCAGGTGTCATCGCCGGTATCGGGCGGGTGCATGGCCAAGAGGTCATGGTGGTCTGCAACGATGCCACCGTAAAGGGCGGCACCTATTTCCCGATGACGGTGAAAAAACACCTGCGGGCGCAAGAGATTGCCGAGGAAAACTGCCTGCCTTGCATCTATCTGGTGGACAGCGGCGGTGCCAACCTGCCGCAGCAGGATGAGGTTTTCCCGGACCGCGACCACTTTGGCCGTATCTTTTACAATCAGGCGCGCATGTCCGCCAAGGGCATCCCGCAAATCGCCGTGGTCATGGGCTCCTGTACCGCCGGGGGCGCCTATGTGCCTGCGATGTCCGATGTCACCATCATCGTCAAAGAACAGGGCACCATCTTCCTGGCGGGCCCCCCTCTGGTCAAAGCCGCCACTGGCGAAGTGGTCTCGGCCGAAGATCTCGGCGGCGGCGATGTGCACACCCGCCTGTCCGGTGTTGCCGACTACCTGGCCGAAGATGACGCCCATGCCCTGGCCCTGGCGCGCCGTGCGGTGCAGTCGCTCAATATCATCAAGCCGCAAACCGTAAACTGGGCCTCCCCCGAAGAGCCAGCCTATGACCCGGCAGAGATTCTCGGTGTGGTGCCCGGCGATCTGCGTACCCCCTATGACATCCGCGAAGTCATCGCCCGGCTGGTGGACGGCTCGCGCTTTGACGAGTTCAAACCGCGCTACGGGGAAACTCTGGTCACCGGTTTTGCCCATGTCAAAGGTTGCCCCGTGGGGATCATCGCCAACAATGGTGTGCTGTTCTCTGAAGCGGCGCAGAAGGGCGCCCATTTTGTCGAGCTTTGCTCGCAACGCAAAATCCCGCTGGTCTTTTTGCAAAACATCACCGGCTTCATGGTGGGCCGCAAATATGAGAACGAAGGCATCGCCCGCCATGGCGCCAAAATGGTCACCGCCGTGGCCTCCACCAATGTTCCCAAGATCACCATGCTGGTAGGCGGCTCTTTTGGCGCGGGCAACTACGGCATGGCAGGACGGGCCTATCAGCCCCGTTTCCTGTGGACCTGGCCCAATTCCCGCATCTCAGTGATGGGGGGCGAACAGGCCGCAGGCGTGCTGGCAACAGTAAAACGGGACGCTATCGAACGTCAGGGCGGCAGCTGGTCAGCGGATGAAGAAGCGCAGTTCAAACAGCCAACAATCGATATGTTCGAAGAGCAAAGCCACCCGCTTTATGCCTCGGCGCGGCTCTGGGACGACGGTATCATCGACCCGCGCAAAAGCCGCGATGTGCTGGCCCTGTCCCTGCGTGCCGCTCTCAATGCCGAGATCGACGAAACACGCTTTGGCGTCTTCCGCATGTAA